The genomic window TATTCATTTATCTTATCGATTTTATGTGCAGTAACAGCGATCGGATTTCCGTTTATCCCGATCCAGATCACGTTGATCGATCTTGCGATTGAAGGATATCCATCTTTCTTCTTATCGTTTGAAAATGACAAACGAAAAGTCGATTATCGTTATCTGCCTACTGCGTTGGTCAATGCTTTACCGAATGCGTTGCTTGTCGCTTTCAATACTGTGGCAATCTACTTGATTGGACATAGTCAAGGATGGACGTCTGGAGAAACGACCACACTGATGTATTATTTGTTGATTGGAATCAGCTGTCTAGCAGTTATCAAGGCCTGCTTGCCATTCAATCCATTACGGATCTTTTTGGCAGTGACAACAGTGGTCGGTATCTATGTGGCGGCACTACTTTTCCATCATCTATTAGAAGTCAACCTTGGACTAGGAAGCACTTGGCCTTACTTTATTGGCTTCATGATTTTAAATGTCGCGTTACGTTTGGGCTACTGGAAATTAGGCATTCAAAACAGATTATTGAATAAAGTAAATGCGAATAAAGCACCTCAAATCAAAGTAAAAGAAAATGTCATTTAATCCGGTATCTATCACTTGAAAAAGTATAGGATTATGGTACAATGAAACATGTATAATTGTGTCCTTTAAAATCGCACTGATTTTCGTTAGTGCGATTTTTTACCGGTTATTCTCCTGAAATGTCTTGTCAATGAGTATGAGATATCAACTAATGCAGGGGGTGAGAAGATGGCTCAAAGGATTCCTCAAGAGACCATTGAAACGATTCGTAATCAAACGAATATCGTTGAGGTGATTGGGCAATACGTCCAGTTAAAAAAATCTGGGAAAAATTATTTAGGTCTCTGTCCTTTTCACGAAGAACGCACACCGTCGTTTTCGGTTGCAGAAGATAAGCAGATTTTTCATTGCTTTGGCTGTGGAAAAGGTGGTAATGTCTTTACGTTTCTTCAAGAATTGGAAGGTTTGTCGTTTCCTGAAGCAGTGATCAAGGTAGCGGATCTAGAACAGATCCAGCTCGAAGATCAATGGCGTCAACAAACGCTGACTACTCCAACAGATACAGCAACCGGCAAACTGATTGCGGCCCATGAAAAAGCGGTTGAAGTGTATCATCACATGCTGTTACACACTAAAGTAGGTGAGCCAGCCTTAAACTACTTACTCGAACGTGGCTTGACGATCGAATTGATCGAAGAATTCAACATCGGTTTTTCACCAAATGAACGCTCATTTTTACAGCAAGTATTCCAAAATGAAGCGTACTCTGAGGAAGTGCTCAAACAATCCGGTTTGTTTGTTACGCATGATGATGGTCGGATGTCGGATCGTTTTTATCAGCGGATCATGTTTCCGCTTCGTAATGGACAAGGTCGTACGATCGGTTTTTCTGGTCGTTATTTGCCTGGTGAACATGATACGAAAGATCAACCCAAATATTTGAACAGCCCTGAAACGGAACTGTTCAACAAAAGGCAAGTATTGTTCAACTTAGACAAAGCCCGTAGTGAGATCCGCAAGTCGGGTGAGATCATCTTATTCGAAGGCTTCATGGATGTTATCGCTGCTTGGCAAGCGGGTGTGAAGACTGGTTTGGCCTCCATGGGAACAAGTTTAACAACGCAACAGATCCAACAGATGGAAAAATTAACAAAAGAATTAGTGTTTTGTTATGATGGTGACCGTGCCGGCGTCGAAGCAACCAATCGAGGAATCGA from Enterococcus sp. DIV1094 includes these protein-coding regions:
- the dnaG gene encoding DNA primase, translated to MAQRIPQETIETIRNQTNIVEVIGQYVQLKKSGKNYLGLCPFHEERTPSFSVAEDKQIFHCFGCGKGGNVFTFLQELEGLSFPEAVIKVADLEQIQLEDQWRQQTLTTPTDTATGKLIAAHEKAVEVYHHMLLHTKVGEPALNYLLERGLTIELIEEFNIGFSPNERSFLQQVFQNEAYSEEVLKQSGLFVTHDDGRMSDRFYQRIMFPLRNGQGRTIGFSGRYLPGEHDTKDQPKYLNSPETELFNKRQVLFNLDKARSEIRKSGEIILFEGFMDVIAAWQAGVKTGLASMGTSLTTQQIQQMEKLTKELVFCYDGDRAGVEATNRGIELLRQNSRMQLSVVAIPEKLDPDEYLRKYGEEAFQELVLHGRETIFAFKSRYLKHEKNLENEKDKIEYLEAVLSELSKVVSPIEQDMYLTQLSAEFQLSRETMQKQIRDLRRKNQPSKQEPSQPAAEAPVVKSGTVRQKRPLSQVEKAEQMLLYRAFKELAVRNLLKEQGVQFIHDTYAEIYFLFDAYVSQNGEFKLAEFLDFLQDENLRRIVVEIEYMRMAEESTPREIQDLLRVISKSGLAEEIITKKQMQQEARRTGNKQLELELTIEIINLTKQLKQAE